The proteins below are encoded in one region of Campylobacter helveticus:
- a CDS encoding ammonia-forming cytochrome c nitrite reductase subunit c552 — translation MNKKGVLYFGIVVVIALIGGVLWLNNDVSQKQAESVGGIASKNFVEMTDDNPTFDEWGKNFPDYLDMYLTVEKEKPFETDFGGNLAYSKLIRYPQLTVLWAGYPFSIDANEERGHFWIQVDQMDTARNNKDFLNAHGFAGFGGQPTACMNCHSGWTPWLLKNVAKDDWVAFNSTKYWTMIKNVPAVNGYKEGSVEHSGPHGGKRMGVTCADCHSPNNMSLRLTRPAAINALVARGYERDAEQGVKATREEMRTLVCSQCHVEYYFKPTGEKVKVMGESIASDETKKWWNGTQKTYDEFDTWRDGNKPTEIEVAGIELVFPWSEWKKGEPFRIEMFDEYYEKVRKVFDKDWAHKISGAPMLKIQHPESELYSGGVHAANGVSCADCHMPYIRKGAKKMTQHNITSPLADINSACKTCHNQSEDYLKAQIKDIQNSTAHNLRTAEYAIVSLITDIKTMREALGALEAYQSDGKADAKKINEELKEVLELHRKAQMRADFIGAENSTGFHNPREASRMLLQAVDMARMAQTKLVEIANAKGMADFKTSNLGFEDMQKLNPGDIRYKVDMNGHKVGERYYEHDNVNGSPSNALIEGDKNLKPYNYQAVDKQ, via the coding sequence ATGAATAAAAAAGGTGTTTTATACTTCGGTATAGTAGTTGTTATCGCCTTAATCGGCGGAGTATTGTGGCTTAATAATGATGTCAGCCAAAAACAAGCAGAAAGTGTAGGGGGCATCGCAAGTAAGAATTTTGTTGAGATGACGGATGATAATCCTACTTTTGATGAGTGGGGTAAGAATTTTCCGGATTATTTAGATATGTATTTAACTGTGGAAAAAGAAAAGCCTTTTGAGACTGATTTCGGTGGAAATTTGGCTTATTCTAAGCTTATTCGCTATCCTCAGCTTACAGTGCTTTGGGCGGGATATCCTTTCTCCATAGACGCAAATGAAGAAAGAGGACATTTTTGGATTCAAGTTGATCAAATGGATACAGCAAGAAATAATAAAGATTTTCTTAATGCTCACGGCTTTGCAGGATTTGGCGGACAGCCAACAGCCTGTATGAACTGCCATAGTGGTTGGACTCCTTGGCTTTTGAAAAATGTCGCAAAAGATGATTGGGTGGCATTTAATTCAACTAAATATTGGACGATGATTAAAAATGTCCCAGCTGTTAATGGCTATAAGGAAGGCTCAGTAGAGCATAGCGGACCACACGGCGGTAAAAGAATGGGCGTAACTTGTGCGGATTGCCATAGTCCAAATAATATGAGCTTAAGACTTACACGCCCAGCAGCTATTAATGCTTTGGTAGCTAGAGGCTATGAAAGAGATGCGGAGCAGGGTGTTAAGGCGACTAGAGAAGAAATGAGAACTTTAGTTTGTTCGCAGTGCCATGTTGAATACTACTTCAAGCCAACAGGTGAAAAAGTTAAGGTTATGGGTGAAAGCATTGCGAGCGATGAAACTAAGAAATGGTGGAACGGCACTCAAAAAACTTATGATGAATTTGACACTTGGAGAGATGGCAATAAGCCTACAGAAATCGAAGTTGCTGGGATAGAGCTTGTTTTCCCTTGGAGTGAGTGGAAAAAAGGTGAGCCATTTAGAATAGAAATGTTCGATGAGTATTATGAAAAAGTGCGTAAAGTATTTGATAAAGACTGGGCTCATAAGATAAGTGGTGCGCCTATGCTTAAAATTCAACACCCTGAAAGTGAGCTTTATAGTGGAGGTGTGCATGCGGCAAATGGTGTAAGCTGTGCGGATTGTCATATGCCTTATATTAGAAAAGGTGCTAAGAAAATGACCCAGCATAATATCACTTCACCATTAGCGGATATTAATTCTGCTTGTAAGACTTGCCATAACCAAAGCGAAGATTATCTTAAGGCTCAGATTAAAGATATTCAAAACTCAACCGCACACAATTTAAGAACAGCAGAGTATGCTATCGTTAGTCTTATCACAGACATTAAAACTATGCGTGAGGCACTTGGGGCTTTAGAGGCTTACCAAAGTGATGGCAAGGCAGATGCGAAGAAGATTAATGAGGAATTGAAGGAAGTTTTAGAGCTTCATAGAAAAGCACAAATGAGAGCGGATTTCATCGGTGCGGAAAACTCAACAGGTTTTCATAATCCAAGAGAAGCTTCAAGAATGCTATTACAAGCTGTAGATATGGCTAGAATGGCTCAAACTAAGCTTGTGGAAATTGCTAATGCTAAAGGTATGGCGGATTTTAAAACTTCAAATTTAGGTTTCGAAGATATGCAAAAGCTAAATCCTGGTGATATTCGTTATAAGGTCGATATGAACGGACATAAGGTTGGAGAGCGTTATTATGAACACGATAATGTTAATGGTAGTCCTTCAAATGCCTTAATAGAGGGAGATAAAAACCTCAAGCCTTACAATTATCAAGCCGTTGATAAACAATAA
- a CDS encoding TraU family protein has protein sequence MTAPIPHPMGMAIGQSGILWSFAKNLPSLGDNFSFLLFKKRECCVF, from the coding sequence ATCACAGCCCCTATTCCTCACCCTATGGGTATGGCTATAGGACAGAGTGGAATTTTATGGAGCTTTGCTAAAAACCTACCAAGTCTTGGAGATAACTTCTCTTTTCTCTTGTTTAAGAAAAGAGAATGTTGTGTATTTTAA
- a CDS encoding Cj0814 family flagellar-dependent secreted protein — translation MSIFSINDNSNYTSILSQAKASKESKENSKISFANAFLKQNASKLNEIQSANSQTLIKSEVLNSGSNSTLDTNYGLFSEFQNTVHTLKYKQADLNNASSLAYGYSVDKNGYMGSDFNKAAGLPEDFKIHKSTLDEIERFNQHGMADETSGNYYNSFDMASIVKSYYNSFNQVISAFPNDKTSFSEADLEQLPKGLNYVHNENNEKIVKNIFNAEQFHEAQAIKYSTMNLGMNLMKLDFSPQSMEQGPSNEGEFNPDMSVYPQNEDGSYSKEALFMSFLKSYSPIPSSNQVVLSPEAKVREAKLELEMKANPSFSVSLDDIMTGKVDFASLLKGYAQDGWLDASIYAMETGAKWQNIYVGNGAWFDNQFNQAKANGWKASSESIDSYVESIMDRLNNLMGQTRV, via the coding sequence ATGAGTATCTTTAGTATCAACGATAACTCAAACTATACTTCTATACTTTCACAAGCAAAAGCTAGTAAAGAAAGTAAAGAGAATTCTAAAATAAGTTTTGCTAATGCTTTTTTAAAACAAAATGCTAGTAAATTAAATGAAATTCAAAGTGCTAATTCACAAACTCTAATAAAAAGTGAAGTTTTAAATAGTGGCTCAAATTCCACTCTTGACACAAACTATGGCTTATTTAGCGAATTTCAAAATACCGTTCATACTCTAAAATATAAACAAGCAGATTTAAACAATGCTTCATCTTTAGCCTATGGTTACAGCGTAGATAAAAATGGCTATATGGGAAGTGATTTTAACAAAGCTGCGGGATTACCTGAAGATTTTAAAATACATAAATCTACTTTAGATGAGATAGAGAGATTTAATCAACATGGTATGGCTGATGAAACTAGTGGTAATTATTATAATAGTTTTGATATGGCTTCTATTGTTAAATCCTATTATAATAGCTTTAATCAAGTAATCAGTGCATTTCCAAATGATAAAACAAGTTTTAGCGAAGCTGATTTAGAGCAATTACCAAAAGGACTAAATTATGTCCATAACGAAAATAACGAAAAAATTGTAAAAAATATATTTAATGCGGAACAATTTCACGAAGCACAAGCGATTAAATATTCTACTATGAATTTGGGTATGAACCTTATGAAACTTGACTTTTCTCCACAAAGTATGGAACAAGGACCTTCAAATGAAGGTGAATTTAATCCTGATATGTCAGTTTATCCACAAAATGAAGATGGAAGTTATTCTAAAGAAGCTTTATTTATGAGTTTTTTAAAGTCTTATTCGCCTATTCCATCTTCAAATCAAGTTGTTTTGAGTCCTGAAGCAAAAGTTCGTGAAGCAAAACTTGAGCTAGAAATGAAAGCAAATCCTTCTTTTAGCGTTTCCTTAGACGACATTATGACGGGCAAAGTTGATTTTGCAAGTTTGTTAAAAGGCTATGCACAAGATGGCTGGCTTGATGCGAGTATATACGCAATGGAAACAGGAGCTAAATGGCAAAATATATATGTAGGCAATGGTGCTTGGTTTGATAATCAGTTTAATCAAGCAAAAGCTAACGGCTGGAAAGCAAGTAGTGAAAGTATCGATTCTTATGTTGAATCTATAATGGATAGACTTAATAATCTTATGGGACAAACTAGGGTTTAG
- a CDS encoding cysteine peptidase family C39 domain-containing protein produces the protein MEKILKIALMVALLPLFLKAEFVVKSYQEIKNEKVIRQNYEESCGAASLATLINILDDSNLTELDLLKAMSGQQLYTDMVSFADLNDAVKKLGFQSKSYKIDRKILESIMSVPILVKIEDDPRFPHFVVIINHKGNYLQIFDPSYGEYISSKREFYSVWDRYNKGGFALIINPKKQLKDYKLNLPKSLNFEIEHFGF, from the coding sequence ATGGAAAAAATTCTAAAAATAGCATTAATGGTTGCTCTTTTGCCTTTGTTTTTAAAGGCAGAATTTGTAGTTAAGTCTTACCAAGAAATTAAAAATGAAAAAGTTATAAGGCAAAACTATGAAGAATCTTGCGGTGCCGCTTCCTTAGCTACACTTATAAACATACTTGATGATAGCAATTTAACGGAATTAGATTTACTAAAAGCTATGAGCGGACAACAACTTTATACTGATATGGTAAGCTTTGCGGATTTAAATGACGCCGTTAAAAAGCTAGGCTTTCAAAGCAAATCCTATAAAATCGATAGAAAGATTTTAGAAAGCATTATGTCTGTTCCTATTTTAGTGAAGATAGAAGACGACCCACGCTTTCCACATTTTGTGGTAATTATCAATCATAAAGGAAATTATTTGCAAATATTTGACCCAAGCTATGGAGAATACATTAGCTCTAAAAGAGAATTTTATAGCGTTTGGGATAGATACAATAAAGGTGGATTTGCCTTAATTATCAATCCCAAAAAGCAACTTAAAGATTACAAACTCAATCTACCTAAATCTTTAAACTTTGAAATAGAGCATTTTGGATTTTAA
- a CDS encoding HmcD domain-containing protein: protein MKKIILILAVLSGCLFASDELNIDSLFKKQIGLRSITSLSLLSTGNPHSYYIYPNIGVNGDLNVWNDTKQLYLNQTFIYTLTPSFDLLISGGGNYARQEYNNIISGAFTSKNTLNFDSLWIGFIYTGESIADFVPQIKFQTAIIQREKTVLQTKNFYFQSQNLEASLRGYSDPVVYSIYTGFGYNAERKFKIAKIEYGNSIYFGGNLSIVLSPKITLDLGAEQRFQTEQKINGVKNSEIRSIPTISGGSTYSINQDTAVSVSASLGGSSAAPDAIFGINLWKKF from the coding sequence ATGAAAAAAATTATTCTTATCTTGGCAGTTTTAAGTGGTTGTCTTTTTGCTAGTGATGAGTTAAATATCGATAGTTTGTTTAAAAAGCAAATAGGCTTAAGAAGCATTACAAGTTTATCCTTGCTTAGCACAGGAAATCCTCACTCATACTATATTTATCCAAATATTGGAGTAAATGGAGATTTAAATGTTTGGAATGATACGAAACAACTTTATCTAAATCAAACTTTTATTTACACTTTAACTCCAAGTTTTGATTTACTTATTTCAGGCGGTGGAAATTATGCAAGACAAGAGTATAACAATATTATTTCAGGTGCTTTTACAAGCAAAAATACTTTAAATTTTGATTCTTTATGGATAGGCTTTATTTATACAGGAGAAAGCATTGCTGACTTTGTTCCGCAGATTAAATTTCAAACAGCGATCATTCAAAGAGAAAAAACAGTTTTGCAAACTAAAAACTTTTATTTTCAATCCCAAAACTTAGAGGCAAGTTTAAGAGGATATAGCGATCCAGTGGTATATAGTATTTATACAGGATTTGGTTATAATGCAGAAAGAAAATTTAAAATTGCTAAAATAGAGTATGGAAATAGTATTTATTTTGGAGGCAATTTATCTATAGTATTAAGCCCTAAAATCACTTTAGATTTAGGAGCAGAGCAAAGATTTCAAACCGAACAAAAAATCAATGGTGTAAAAAATTCAGAAATCAGATCAATTCCTACAATTAGTGGCGGTTCTACTTATAGTATCAATCAAGATACAGCCGTTTCAGTCAGTGCAAGTCTAGGTGGAAGCTCTGCTGCTCCTGATGCAATTTTTGGTATCAATCTATGGAAAAAATTCTAA
- a CDS encoding PIN domain-containing protein, which translates to MVYLIDTNIIIRFLVGDNEEHLRLSIEYFKQIESGQIQVEILSGILMEAYFVLTKFYKIDKSEVIQDLKTIICFEGVINKDKAILIEALNIIEHKNIDFVDALICAKCKLQNYKKLSFDKDLNGC; encoded by the coding sequence ATGGTTTATCTCATTGATACAAACATTATAATTCGCTTTTTAGTGGGCGATAATGAAGAGCATTTAAGACTGAGTATTGAGTATTTTAAACAAATAGAAAGCGGACAAATCCAAGTTGAGATTTTAAGTGGCATCTTAATGGAGGCATATTTTGTATTGACAAAGTTTTATAAGATTGACAAAAGTGAGGTTATACAAGATTTAAAAACCATAATTTGTTTTGAGGGGGTAATTAATAAAGATAAAGCAATATTAATAGAAGCATTAAATATTATAGAGCATAAAAATATAGATTTTGTGGATGCACTCATTTGTGCTAAATGTAAATTACAAAACTATAAAAAGCTTAGTTTTGATAAAGATTTAAATGGGTGTTAA